In one Saccharibacillus brassicae genomic region, the following are encoded:
- the smc gene encoding chromosome segregation protein SMC, giving the protein MYLKRIELAGFKSFADKTEMEFVRGITAVVGPNGSGKSNISDGIRWVLGEQSAKSLRGGKMEDIIFAGSDARKAVNYGEVSLTLDNADQVLPLDFAEVTVTRRVHRSGDSEYLINRQPCRLKDITELFMDTGIGKEAYSIIGQGRIEEILSTRSEDRRGIFEEASGIVKYKSRKKEANRKLADTEQNLLRIHDLVTELEDQIGPLKAQADKARRYKELKEELQGKEISLFVYQIGEIHEAWTEASEKLAKLERQRERLSAIVEEHDLTLDTDRQALRAAENEIEELQGRLLRYSELSEKSEGYAQLLEERRRNLEQSREQLKEAIENEGERFDQRKQESAFVQNKLEAARLELDHLRTELSAEQAKLTGVTEGISHEQEESLKGDLLELMNKMAQTRNEIRYADQQKEGVMRRMNRVDEESGRWEAEKKRLDGEHAERKAALEQLTADIAALRRSYIEESEKLHTLQKNAADSSASARKWEQKRESLVSRRDTMQEMQEDFEGFMVGVKEVLKASRSRSLEGVHGAVAELITVPQKIETAIETALGASLQHIVMENEALSRKAIGYLKQRQLGRATFLPLDVIRPRHISDSDKRAAASAGGFVGIGAELVEADERYAGIVGSLLGGLVVAETLEDANVIASRLNYRYRVVTLDGDVVNAGGSMTGGSQNRRGSSLLGRKRVLEQLEREIRDSEREIARLTREERENGELAVQSEQRLGELRERGDTLRADQQRLDGELKQTEHGLRHVNEQFALHGEERSGYAEELESAGESRKKAEAKLAELEAEEAATRQSIAAAEFARKASESAKEELQGTLTELRVRESRLVQETASLEERLGRLGEETGTVSNQLADRRKMLRSAEAELAANRKNAEEHVRELQEAKELKSVTQERLEEKRGERAERQRKLEEREGETHKQRSELKTVEDRIRHTEIQANRLDVELENTLQKLADEYGMGYELAKQRHELPEDPEAARLDVREIKRKIALLGEVSLGAIEEYDRVSERYEFLNEQKNDLMEAKAQLYLVIREMDEEMSKRFKTTFDAIRRQFGTVFAKLFGGGRADLVLLDPDNLLETGIDIVAQPPGKKLQNLQLLSGGERSLTAMALLFAILHVKPVPFCVLDEVEAALDEANVTRFAQYLREFAEQTQFIVVTHRKGTMEEADVLYGVTMEEGGVSKLVSVRLEDEEISIA; this is encoded by the coding sequence ATGTATCTGAAACGGATCGAACTCGCCGGATTCAAATCGTTCGCCGACAAAACGGAAATGGAATTCGTCCGCGGGATTACCGCGGTTGTCGGTCCGAACGGAAGCGGGAAAAGCAATATTTCCGACGGCATCCGCTGGGTATTGGGGGAACAAAGCGCCAAAAGTCTACGCGGCGGAAAGATGGAAGACATCATTTTTGCCGGCAGCGACGCGCGCAAAGCAGTCAATTACGGCGAAGTCTCGCTGACGCTCGATAACGCCGATCAGGTGCTTCCGCTCGATTTTGCGGAAGTCACCGTCACCCGCCGCGTCCACCGCAGCGGAGACAGCGAATACTTGATCAACCGGCAGCCCTGCCGGCTCAAAGACATCACCGAGCTGTTTATGGATACCGGCATCGGCAAAGAAGCGTATTCGATCATCGGGCAGGGGCGGATCGAAGAGATCCTCAGCACGCGCTCCGAAGATCGGCGCGGCATTTTCGAAGAAGCGTCGGGCATCGTCAAATATAAATCGCGCAAAAAAGAAGCGAACCGCAAGCTTGCGGATACGGAGCAGAATCTGCTGCGCATCCACGACCTGGTCACCGAACTCGAAGACCAGATCGGACCGCTCAAAGCGCAGGCCGACAAAGCGCGGCGTTACAAAGAGCTCAAGGAAGAACTGCAGGGCAAAGAGATCTCGCTGTTTGTGTACCAGATCGGCGAGATTCACGAAGCATGGACCGAGGCGTCGGAGAAGCTGGCGAAGCTTGAGCGCCAGCGCGAGCGCCTGTCGGCGATCGTGGAAGAGCACGATCTTACGCTCGATACCGATCGCCAGGCGCTGCGCGCCGCGGAGAACGAGATCGAGGAGCTGCAGGGCCGCCTGCTGCGCTACAGCGAGCTGTCCGAGAAGTCGGAAGGTTACGCGCAGCTGCTCGAAGAGCGCCGCCGCAATCTGGAGCAGTCGCGCGAGCAGCTGAAGGAAGCGATCGAGAACGAAGGCGAACGCTTCGACCAGCGCAAGCAGGAAAGTGCGTTCGTGCAAAACAAGCTCGAGGCGGCGCGGCTGGAACTTGACCATCTGCGGACCGAACTGTCGGCGGAACAGGCCAAGCTGACCGGCGTGACCGAAGGGATCAGCCACGAGCAGGAAGAATCGCTCAAAGGCGATCTGCTGGAGCTCATGAACAAAATGGCGCAGACCCGCAACGAAATTCGTTATGCGGATCAGCAAAAGGAAGGCGTCATGCGGCGCATGAACCGCGTCGACGAGGAATCCGGCCGCTGGGAAGCGGAGAAGAAGCGGCTTGACGGGGAGCACGCCGAACGCAAAGCCGCTCTGGAACAACTCACGGCCGATATCGCGGCGCTGCGCCGCTCGTACATCGAAGAAAGCGAGAAGCTGCACACGCTGCAAAAAAACGCGGCGGACAGTTCGGCTTCGGCGCGCAAATGGGAGCAAAAGCGCGAATCGCTCGTCTCCCGGCGCGATACGATGCAGGAGATGCAGGAAGATTTCGAAGGCTTCATGGTCGGCGTCAAAGAAGTGCTCAAAGCTTCGCGCAGCCGCAGCCTGGAAGGGGTGCACGGCGCGGTCGCCGAATTGATCACCGTGCCTCAGAAGATCGAGACCGCGATCGAGACGGCGCTCGGCGCTTCGCTGCAGCATATCGTCATGGAGAACGAAGCGCTGTCCCGCAAAGCGATCGGCTATCTAAAGCAGCGCCAGCTCGGGCGCGCCACGTTCCTGCCGCTCGACGTTATCCGTCCGCGGCATATCTCGGACAGCGACAAGCGCGCGGCTGCTTCCGCCGGCGGATTCGTCGGCATCGGCGCCGAATTGGTCGAAGCCGACGAGCGGTATGCCGGCATCGTCGGCAGCCTGCTCGGCGGGCTGGTCGTGGCCGAGACGCTCGAAGACGCGAACGTCATCGCTTCGCGGCTGAATTACCGTTACCGCGTCGTGACGCTGGACGGCGACGTCGTCAATGCCGGCGGTTCGATGACCGGCGGCAGCCAGAATCGGCGCGGCAGCAGCCTGCTCGGGCGCAAGCGAGTGCTGGAGCAGCTCGAACGCGAAATCCGCGACAGCGAGCGCGAGATTGCGCGCCTGACGCGCGAAGAACGCGAGAACGGCGAATTGGCCGTTCAAAGCGAACAGCGGCTTGGCGAGCTGCGCGAACGCGGCGATACGCTGCGCGCCGATCAGCAGCGGCTCGACGGCGAGCTGAAGCAGACCGAGCACGGGCTGCGCCACGTGAACGAGCAGTTCGCGCTGCACGGCGAAGAGCGTTCGGGCTATGCGGAAGAGCTGGAAAGCGCGGGCGAAAGCCGCAAAAAAGCGGAAGCGAAGCTCGCGGAGCTGGAAGCCGAAGAAGCGGCGACCCGCCAGTCGATCGCCGCAGCGGAATTCGCGCGCAAAGCGAGCGAATCGGCCAAGGAAGAGCTGCAGGGCACGCTGACCGAACTGCGGGTCCGGGAAAGCCGGCTCGTGCAGGAGACGGCGTCGCTCGAAGAGCGGCTGGGCCGATTGGGCGAAGAGACCGGCACGGTGTCGAACCAGCTGGCCGACCGGCGCAAAATGCTGCGCTCCGCCGAAGCGGAACTTGCGGCGAACCGCAAAAACGCCGAAGAGCATGTGCGCGAACTGCAGGAAGCCAAAGAGCTCAAAAGCGTAACGCAGGAAAGGCTCGAAGAAAAGCGCGGCGAACGCGCCGAGCGGCAGCGCAAGCTGGAAGAACGCGAGGGCGAGACGCACAAGCAGCGCAGCGAGCTGAAGACGGTCGAAGACCGGATTCGGCACACGGAAATTCAGGCCAACCGGCTTGACGTGGAGCTGGAGAATACGCTGCAAAAGCTGGCGGACGAATACGGCATGGGGTACGAGCTGGCGAAGCAGCGGCACGAACTGCCGGAAGATCCGGAAGCGGCCCGCCTAGACGTCCGGGAGATCAAGCGCAAGATTGCGCTGCTGGGCGAAGTGAGTCTCGGCGCGATCGAGGAATACGACCGGGTCAGCGAGCGCTACGAGTTCCTGAACGAGCAGAAAAACGACCTGATGGAAGCCAAAGCGCAGCTGTACCTCGTCATTCGCGAGATGGACGAAGAGATGTCCAAGCGCTTCAAAACGACGTTCGACGCGATCCGCCGGCAGTTCGGCACGGTATTCGCCAAGCTGTTCGGCGGCGGGCGGGCCGATCTGGTCCTGCTCGATCCGGACAATCTGCTGGAGACGGGCATCGACATCGTCGCCCAGCCGCCGGGCAAAAAGCTGCAAAACCTGCAGCTGCTGTCGGGCGGCGAACGCTCGCTGACCGCGATGGCGCTGCTGTTCGCCATTCTGCACGTCAAGCCGGTCCCGTTCTGCGTGCTGGACGAAGTGGAAGCGGCGCTCGACGAAGCGAACGTGACGCGGTTCGCCCAATATTTGCGCGAATTTGCGGAGCAGACGCAGTTTATCGTCGTCACGCACCGCAAAGGCACGATGGAAGAAGCGGACGTGCTGTACGGCGTCACGATGGAAGAAGGCGGCGTCTCCAAGCTCGTGTCGGTCCGGCTCGAAGACGAAGAGATCAGCATCGCTTAA